The following are from one region of the Klebsiella aerogenes genome:
- a CDS encoding MFS transporter, producing MSNKTDENRKKIPASGKHPAHWSGVFAMTLCVFALIASEFMPVSLLTPMAQTLRVTEGMAGQSIAISGAFAVVTSLFISVLAGTLNRKTLLLGLTCIMAISGAVIAMAPNYLTYMAGRALIGIVVGGFWSMSAATAMRLVPVHRVPLALAIFNSGNALATVVAAPLGSWLGSVVGWRGAFFCLVPVAIIAFVWQLLSLPSMSVTRQAAASRNVFTLFRRRMVTLGMLGVGIFFMGQFTLFTYIRPFLETVTRVDAATVTLVLLVIGVAGFIGTTLIGRVLKRGFYPTLMTIPVLMAITALALIAFGSQVAIVTALLGLWGLISTAAPVGWWAWVPRTFPQNAEAGGGLMVAMVQLSIALGSTVGGLLFDHHGYQSTFLASAAMLIIATVLIFLTSRADTSAADHS from the coding sequence ATGAGTAATAAGACAGACGAGAACAGAAAAAAAATCCCCGCTAGCGGGAAACACCCTGCGCACTGGAGTGGTGTCTTTGCCATGACGCTGTGCGTCTTCGCCCTGATCGCTTCTGAATTTATGCCGGTAAGCCTGCTGACACCGATGGCGCAGACCCTTCGTGTCACCGAAGGCATGGCCGGACAGAGCATCGCCATTTCCGGGGCATTTGCAGTGGTAACCAGCCTGTTTATTTCCGTGCTGGCAGGCACGCTTAACCGGAAAACGCTGCTGCTCGGCCTGACCTGCATTATGGCAATTTCCGGTGCTGTTATTGCGATGGCACCCAATTACCTGACCTATATGGCGGGCAGGGCCCTGATTGGCATTGTGGTCGGCGGGTTCTGGTCGATGTCGGCCGCGACGGCAATGCGTCTGGTCCCGGTGCATCGTGTTCCGCTGGCGCTGGCTATTTTCAACAGCGGCAATGCTCTGGCTACCGTCGTGGCTGCCCCCCTGGGCAGCTGGCTCGGATCGGTGGTTGGCTGGCGGGGCGCCTTCTTCTGCCTGGTGCCGGTCGCCATCATCGCGTTTGTCTGGCAATTACTCAGTCTGCCTTCCATGTCGGTCACCCGTCAGGCGGCAGCTTCCCGCAACGTTTTCACGTTGTTTCGTCGCCGGATGGTCACGCTGGGCATGCTGGGTGTGGGGATCTTCTTTATGGGGCAATTCACGCTCTTTACCTACATCAGGCCTTTCCTTGAGACGGTGACGCGGGTGGATGCCGCAACGGTGACCCTGGTCCTGCTGGTTATTGGTGTCGCGGGTTTCATCGGCACTACGCTGATTGGTCGGGTGTTAAAACGCGGGTTCTACCCGACCCTGATGACCATCCCGGTACTGATGGCCATCACCGCGCTGGCACTGATTGCCTTCGGCAGTCAGGTAGCCATCGTGACGGCGCTGCTTGGGCTGTGGGGGCTGATTTCCACTGCCGCACCGGTGGGATGGTGGGCATGGGTTCCGCGTACCTTCCCTCAGAATGCCGAAGCGGGCGGTGGACTGATGGTGGCGATGGTGCAGCTGTCCATTGCTCTCGGTTCGACGGTGGGCGGCCTGCTTTTCGACCATCACGGCTACCAGAGCACCTTCCTGGCCAGCGCCGCGATGCTGATTATCGCAACCGTACTGATCTTTCTGACCTCGCGGGCAGACACTTCTGCCGCAGACCATTCATAA
- the flgL gene encoding flagellar hook-associated protein FlgL, translating into MRMSTSMMYQQNMTGITGNQSLFMKAAEQLSTGKKVINPSDDPLAASRAVMLSQSQAENNQYTLARTFARQSVSMEETVLSGATSTISDIKALIVNAGGTESDNDRDSLATQLQGLKDQLLNQANSTDGNGRYLFGGYENDKPPFVDNGGTIGYQGGDKTVEQKVDANRTMTIGHTGNAVFMALTSNPKPEPDGSDPVADVFASIDIALEALRTPQQGADDDVKQQVNDALAKANRGLDNSYNKVLSVRAELGNQLQEMDQLDSIGKERDMTNEVQMSALTDADLAESISSYFMQQAALQASYKTFGDMQGMSLFQMNR; encoded by the coding sequence ATGCGCATGAGCACCAGCATGATGTACCAGCAGAACATGACCGGCATTACCGGCAATCAGTCGCTGTTTATGAAGGCCGCCGAGCAGCTCTCCACCGGCAAGAAGGTGATTAATCCCTCCGACGATCCGTTAGCGGCATCGCGGGCGGTGATGCTATCGCAGTCGCAGGCGGAGAATAACCAGTATACGCTGGCCCGCACCTTCGCCCGCCAGAGCGTGTCGATGGAAGAGACGGTGCTCTCCGGGGCGACCTCGACCATTTCTGATATCAAGGCGCTAATTGTTAACGCTGGCGGCACCGAGAGCGATAACGACCGCGATTCACTGGCGACGCAGTTGCAGGGGCTTAAAGATCAGTTGCTGAACCAGGCCAACAGTACTGATGGCAACGGGCGTTATCTGTTTGGCGGCTACGAAAACGATAAGCCGCCGTTTGTCGATAATGGCGGGACGATCGGCTATCAGGGCGGCGATAAAACCGTGGAACAGAAGGTTGATGCCAACCGCACCATGACTATCGGTCACACCGGCAATGCGGTATTTATGGCGCTGACCAGCAATCCGAAGCCAGAGCCGGATGGCAGCGATCCGGTCGCCGATGTGTTCGCCAGTATCGATATTGCGCTGGAAGCGTTGAGAACGCCGCAGCAGGGGGCCGATGACGACGTCAAACAGCAGGTGAACGATGCGCTGGCGAAGGCGAATCGCGGGCTCGATAACTCCTACAATAAGGTGCTGAGCGTGCGCGCGGAGCTGGGGAACCAGTTGCAGGAGATGGATCAGCTGGATAGTATCGGCAAAGAGCGCGATATGACCAACGAGGTGCAGATGAGCGCCCTGACCGACGCCGATCTGGCGGAGTCGATCTCCTCGTATTTTATGCAGCAGGCCGCGCTGCAGGCATCCTATAAAACCTTCGGCGATATGCAGGGCATGTCGTTGTTCCAGATGAATCGATAA
- a CDS encoding NAD(P)-dependent alcohol dehydrogenase, with product MTVKAYGAHTDTLPLEPMDITRRAPGAHDVQINIAYCGVCHSDIHQVRAEWAGTLYPCVPGHEIVGRVVAVGDHVSGFRAGDLVGVGCIVDSCRHCSDCDDGLENYCDHMTGTYNFPTPDAPGHTLGGYSQQIVVHERYVLRVTHPKAQLAAVAPLLCAGITTYSPLRHWQAGPGKKVGVVGIGGLGHMGIKLAHAMGAHVVAFTTSESKRDAARALGADEVVVSRHASEMEAHAKSFDFILNTVAAPHNLDVFTALLKRDGTMTLVGAPATPHDAPEVFSLIMKRRSIAGSMIGGIPETQEMLDFCAQHGIVADIELIRADQINDAYERMLRGDVHYRFVMDNATLA from the coding sequence ATGACAGTTAAAGCTTACGGTGCCCATACGGACACACTGCCACTGGAGCCGATGGATATCACCCGTCGCGCCCCCGGTGCCCATGATGTGCAGATTAACATCGCGTACTGCGGAGTCTGCCATTCGGATATCCACCAGGTACGCGCTGAATGGGCTGGAACGCTCTATCCCTGCGTACCGGGACATGAAATTGTCGGTCGTGTAGTGGCCGTTGGCGATCACGTCTCCGGTTTTCGTGCCGGGGACCTGGTGGGGGTCGGCTGCATTGTTGACAGCTGCCGGCACTGTAGTGACTGTGACGACGGACTGGAGAACTACTGCGACCACATGACAGGGACATACAATTTCCCGACGCCGGATGCGCCGGGCCACACGCTGGGCGGATATTCGCAGCAGATTGTGGTGCATGAACGCTATGTCCTGCGCGTCACTCACCCGAAAGCGCAACTGGCCGCCGTGGCACCGCTGCTGTGCGCGGGGATCACAACGTACTCCCCGCTGCGTCACTGGCAGGCGGGTCCCGGCAAAAAAGTCGGGGTGGTCGGTATCGGCGGGCTGGGGCATATGGGGATCAAGCTGGCGCACGCCATGGGCGCGCATGTTGTAGCCTTTACCACGTCTGAGTCCAAACGAGACGCCGCCAGAGCGCTTGGTGCAGATGAAGTGGTTGTCTCCCGTCATGCCAGCGAAATGGAAGCCCATGCAAAGAGCTTCGATTTCATCCTCAACACCGTTGCTGCGCCGCATAACCTCGATGTGTTCACCGCGCTGCTGAAACGGGACGGCACGATGACCCTGGTGGGGGCGCCGGCCACGCCGCATGACGCGCCGGAAGTGTTCAGTCTCATCATGAAGCGCCGGTCGATTGCCGGGTCGATGATTGGCGGCATTCCTGAAACACAGGAGATGCTCGATTTCTGCGCCCAACACGGCATTGTCGCCGACATTGAACTTATCCGCGCCGATCAGATTAACGACGCCTATGAGCGCATGCTCAGGGGCGATGTGCATTACCGGTTTGTCATGGATAACGCCACCCTGGCTTAA
- a CDS encoding alpha/beta hydrolase: MKKFTLVLGLLISAFASSAADMSRGADNFYKSDKVMQQKVTFKNQYQMAVVGNLFMPKAMSQNTRHPAIVVGHPMGAVKEQSSNLYAQKLAEQGFVTLAIDLSFWGESEGKPGHLISPEIYTDDFSAAVDYLGTQPFVDPENIGVLGICGSGSFVISAAKIDPRMKAIATVSMYDMGAAFRNGLNHSQTLEQRKAFIRSAIEQRFAEFKEGETAYIPGTVNKLDASTPDIQREFFDFYRTERGGYTPQGQKEELTTKPMLSSIGKFMNFYPFNDIETISPRPMLFITGDQAHSKEFSEDAFKRAGQPKELYVVPGAGHVDLYDRTDLIPFEKLTDFFRKNLR; encoded by the coding sequence ATGAAAAAATTTACGTTAGTGCTGGGGCTGTTGATCAGTGCATTTGCTTCCTCTGCGGCGGATATGTCCCGTGGGGCCGATAATTTTTATAAAAGCGATAAGGTGATGCAGCAAAAAGTCACCTTTAAAAACCAGTATCAGATGGCCGTGGTCGGCAACCTGTTTATGCCGAAAGCGATGAGCCAGAACACCCGACACCCGGCGATCGTCGTTGGTCACCCGATGGGAGCCGTTAAGGAACAGAGTTCAAATCTCTATGCGCAGAAGCTGGCGGAGCAGGGTTTTGTCACGCTGGCTATCGATCTCTCTTTCTGGGGAGAAAGCGAGGGCAAACCGGGGCACCTGATTTCACCGGAAATCTACACAGATGATTTCAGCGCGGCGGTTGATTATCTGGGCACACAGCCGTTTGTTGATCCGGAAAACATTGGAGTGCTGGGCATCTGTGGCAGCGGAAGTTTCGTTATCAGCGCTGCGAAGATTGACCCGCGTATGAAAGCCATCGCCACGGTCAGCATGTATGACATGGGGGCTGCGTTCCGTAATGGCCTTAACCATTCCCAGACGCTGGAGCAACGTAAGGCCTTTATCCGGTCGGCTATTGAGCAACGTTTTGCCGAGTTCAAAGAGGGAGAGACCGCATATATTCCCGGTACTGTTAATAAACTGGATGCATCCACGCCGGATATTCAGCGCGAGTTCTTTGATTTCTACCGCACAGAGCGCGGCGGCTACACCCCGCAGGGTCAGAAAGAAGAACTGACGACGAAACCGATGCTGAGCAGTATTGGCAAGTTTATGAACTTCTATCCGTTCAACGATATTGAAACTATTTCGCCGCGTCCGATGCTATTTATCACCGGGGACCAGGCTCATTCAAAAGAGTTCAGCGAAGACGCATTCAAACGCGCCGGTCAGCCTAAAGAGCTGTATGTCGTCCCAGGTGCAGGGCATGTCGATCTGTATGACCGTACCGACCTGATCCCTTTTGAAAAATTAACCGACTTTTTCCGTAAGAACCTGCGATAA
- the flgJ gene encoding flagellar assembly peptidoglycan hydrolase FlgJ has translation MASDLMAMSGAAYDAQALNGLKRDAAADPQGNLKQVAQQVEGMFVQMMLKSMRAALPQDGVLSSDQTRLYTSMYDQQIAQQMSQKGLGLADMMVRQMSNANAVPSETAGTSPMALDNEVLQTLPNQALEQMIRRAVPKAPTAVAPLSLNNGNFVARLSMPARAASEQSGIPHQLIVAQAALESGWGQREIPTADGTPSYNLFGIKAGGSWKGPVTEITTTEFEQGVAKKVKAKFRVYDSYFAAIADYVKLLTNNPRYASVAAAASPEQAAHELQRAGYATDPQYASKLVSVIQQMKHAGAQAVKAYAADINDLF, from the coding sequence ATGGCCAGCGATCTGATGGCGATGTCGGGCGCCGCCTATGACGCCCAGGCGCTGAACGGCCTGAAGCGCGATGCCGCCGCCGACCCGCAGGGCAACCTCAAGCAGGTGGCACAACAGGTGGAGGGGATGTTCGTGCAGATGATGCTCAAGAGCATGCGCGCCGCGCTGCCGCAGGATGGTGTCCTCAGCAGCGATCAGACCCGGCTCTACACCTCAATGTACGATCAGCAGATTGCGCAGCAGATGTCGCAAAAAGGCTTAGGGCTGGCCGACATGATGGTCAGGCAGATGAGCAACGCCAACGCGGTACCCAGCGAGACGGCAGGAACGTCGCCGATGGCGTTGGATAACGAGGTGTTGCAGACCCTGCCGAATCAGGCGCTGGAGCAGATGATCCGCCGAGCGGTACCGAAAGCGCCGACGGCGGTTGCGCCGCTGTCGCTGAACAACGGCAACTTTGTCGCCCGTCTGTCAATGCCGGCACGCGCCGCCAGCGAACAGAGCGGGATCCCGCATCAACTGATTGTCGCTCAGGCGGCGCTGGAGTCCGGCTGGGGGCAGCGTGAAATCCCTACCGCCGATGGCACGCCGAGCTACAACCTGTTTGGCATCAAGGCGGGCGGCAGCTGGAAGGGGCCGGTCACCGAGATCACCACCACCGAGTTTGAACAGGGGGTGGCGAAGAAGGTGAAGGCCAAATTCCGCGTTTATGACTCTTACTTCGCGGCGATTGCGGATTACGTCAAGCTGCTGACCAACAATCCGCGCTATGCCTCGGTTGCCGCCGCCGCCAGCCCGGAACAGGCGGCGCATGAACTGCAACGGGCGGGATACGCTACCGACCCGCAGTACGCCAGCAAGCTGGTCAGCGTGATTCAGCAAATGAAGCATGCCGGGGCGCAGGCGGTCAAAGCCTACGCCGCGGACATTAACGACCTGTTCTAG
- a CDS encoding HNH endonuclease encodes MNLSKDGYPQGELVRAVWECCDELYEKLGRAPSRQEFNDEIGKREPHRIGISTHSRQWGEWMRHHNFSTYVASEPGIIPEEMHYPQYLRVWYAVTQLGSASAANIVKWIRNSNATLKETEIRIQLDALTVNSNSRYRYLGSRKSARTDQGNPYDVLFRTGNLRNTRYELYVQELHGTWDIGDDGRTPVQIAIPRPYDRLVLEARDELFTEFPEDEGDIRLKALREVIVREGQPAFRRKLIEAYDGRCAVTDCSILVLLEAAHITPYAGSWHTRAQHGLLLKTDIHTLFDRGLLWIDSEFKIRISEQLAGTEYAELDGRNLRLPKDKKDWPLITHLLNHRQYWSEKHNDD; translated from the coding sequence TTGAATCTTAGCAAAGATGGATATCCACAAGGTGAGTTGGTACGAGCTGTATGGGAGTGTTGTGATGAACTCTATGAGAAACTAGGACGAGCCCCCTCACGACAGGAATTTAATGACGAAATTGGCAAACGCGAACCACATCGCATAGGTATTAGTACACATTCTCGCCAATGGGGGGAGTGGATGCGCCATCATAATTTCTCAACATATGTTGCTAGTGAGCCAGGTATCATCCCTGAAGAAATGCACTATCCACAATATCTACGTGTATGGTATGCCGTGACACAACTCGGTTCCGCCTCTGCTGCAAATATTGTTAAGTGGATCCGTAACAGCAACGCCACTCTGAAAGAAACCGAGATTCGCATTCAACTGGATGCATTAACTGTTAATAGCAATTCACGGTATCGATATCTTGGTAGCCGCAAAAGCGCTCGTACTGACCAGGGTAACCCATACGACGTGTTGTTTCGTACAGGAAACCTACGAAATACACGGTATGAACTGTATGTCCAAGAACTGCACGGGACATGGGATATTGGCGACGATGGTAGAACGCCAGTTCAGATTGCTATACCAAGGCCATATGATCGGTTAGTACTTGAAGCGAGGGATGAATTATTCACGGAATTCCCGGAGGATGAAGGTGACATCCGTCTAAAGGCTCTGCGTGAAGTTATTGTTCGGGAAGGACAACCCGCATTTAGACGAAAACTCATTGAAGCTTATGACGGCAGATGTGCGGTAACAGATTGTTCTATCCTGGTGTTACTAGAGGCTGCTCATATAACTCCTTATGCCGGTTCCTGGCATACCCGCGCCCAACATGGTTTATTATTGAAAACAGATATTCATACTTTATTTGATCGTGGTTTGCTCTGGATTGATAGTGAATTCAAAATAAGGATATCAGAACAGCTAGCTGGGACGGAATATGCAGAGTTAGATGGAAGAAACCTAAGATTACCAAAAGATAAGAAAGACTGGCCGTTAATCACCCATTTGCTAAATCATCGGCAATATTGGAGTGAGAAACATAATGACGATTAA
- a CDS encoding LysR family transcriptional regulator, giving the protein MARRNLNDLLSFVTVAREGSFTRAAAQLGVTQPALSQAISGLEERMQIRLLTRTTRSVSVTAAGERLLQSVGHRIDEIEAELDMLTALRDKPAGTVRITCGPNVLKTTLLPKLTPLLREYPDIHIEFDANHGFRDIVADRFDAGVRLGDTIDKDMIAIPIGPKLRMAAVASPEYFARCAAPQTPRDLMQHCCINERMVQSGKIYAWEFEQENGKFHVRVEGQLTFNTSEHVVDAALAGLGIAFLPEEEFGTHLREGKLIRVLEDWCRPFPGYYLYYPSRKQPSPAFSLVVDALRINRKM; this is encoded by the coding sequence ATGGCCAGACGCAATCTCAACGACTTACTCTCTTTCGTCACTGTGGCGCGTGAGGGCAGCTTTACGCGCGCTGCCGCCCAGCTCGGCGTGACCCAGCCCGCACTGAGCCAGGCGATTTCCGGGCTGGAAGAACGGATGCAAATCCGCCTGCTGACAAGGACTACGCGCAGTGTGTCAGTGACGGCTGCCGGGGAGCGACTGCTGCAGTCTGTGGGCCATCGTATTGATGAGATTGAAGCCGAGCTGGACATGCTGACGGCACTGCGTGATAAACCTGCGGGGACCGTCCGTATTACCTGTGGACCCAATGTCCTGAAGACCACGCTGCTGCCAAAGCTGACGCCACTGTTACGCGAATATCCTGATATTCATATTGAGTTTGATGCCAACCACGGGTTCCGGGATATCGTGGCGGATCGTTTTGATGCCGGCGTGCGGCTCGGAGACACTATCGACAAAGATATGATAGCCATACCCATTGGCCCGAAACTGCGCATGGCGGCTGTAGCTTCCCCTGAGTATTTCGCCCGGTGCGCCGCCCCTCAGACGCCACGCGATCTGATGCAACACTGCTGTATTAATGAGCGCATGGTTCAATCGGGGAAAATTTACGCCTGGGAGTTTGAGCAGGAAAACGGCAAATTTCACGTTCGGGTTGAAGGACAGTTGACGTTTAATACATCGGAACACGTCGTTGATGCAGCCCTTGCCGGACTGGGGATTGCCTTTTTACCTGAAGAGGAGTTCGGCACACATCTGCGGGAAGGAAAACTGATCCGGGTGCTTGAAGATTGGTGCAGGCCTTTTCCCGGCTACTATCTTTATTACCCCAGCCGTAAACAGCCTTCTCCAGCGTTTTCACTCGTTGTGGATGCGTTGCGTATTAACCGGAAAATGTAA
- a CDS encoding GNAT family N-acetyltransferase, which yields MPIPILYTERLLLKPLSSEDASQIQILYPRWEIVRYMVSSVPWPYPDNGAENYVNNVALPDIANGIAWFWTIRHRETPDNLIGLICLYDVEDNNRGFWLAPEYQGKGFMREACNAATDYWFNSLNKTVLRAPKAVLNNRSKRISQSSGMRLIRIEKKEYVSGLLDSELWEITRDEWNARKVG from the coding sequence ATGCCAATACCTATACTCTATACAGAACGCTTACTGTTAAAACCATTATCCTCAGAAGATGCCTCACAAATTCAGATACTTTATCCTCGCTGGGAGATTGTTCGGTACATGGTCTCATCAGTACCATGGCCCTATCCGGATAATGGCGCCGAGAATTATGTCAATAACGTTGCTTTGCCTGATATAGCAAATGGAATCGCTTGGTTCTGGACTATCAGACATCGTGAAACGCCTGACAACCTGATAGGTTTAATCTGTCTGTATGATGTTGAGGATAATAACCGGGGATTTTGGTTAGCTCCGGAGTATCAGGGCAAAGGCTTTATGCGTGAGGCCTGTAATGCAGCTACAGATTATTGGTTTAATTCCTTAAATAAGACGGTGTTGCGTGCGCCGAAAGCAGTTCTCAATAACCGTTCCAAACGTATTTCACAGAGCAGTGGCATGCGACTCATCAGGATTGAAAAGAAAGAGTATGTAAGCGGACTGTTGGATTCTGAACTCTGGGAAATCACCCGTGACGAATGGAATGCTCGAAAGGTTGGTTGA
- the flgK gene encoding flagellar hook-associated protein FlgK produces the protein MSNSLINTAMSGLNAAQVALSTVSNNISNYNVAGYNRQTAILAQNGGLATMSGFIGNGVTVTSVNREYNQFITNQLRGAQSVAGSQNAYYEKISQIDNLLASKTNTLSSSMQDFFTNLQNLVSNAGDDAARQTVLGKANGLVNQFNNTDKYLRDMDSGVNQQINDTAQQINSYSQQIARLNDEITRLRGSAGGEPNALLDQRDQLVTELNQLVGVQVTQQDGDAYTVSFANGLTLVQGSNSYQVEAMPSSSDPSRLTLGYNRGSGASEVPEGQITSGSLSGVLRFRSETLDGVRNQLGQLALAMADSFNQQHREGFDLNGDEGGDFFSFSGARVVDNTSNTGNASLSVSYTDTSKVKANDYRVEYDGENWQVSRLPDNVKVNATAGTDEDGNTTLSFDGLEVSIDGNAQKKDSFTVKPVSDVAGNLKVAITDSAKIAAAGQDDSGRGDNDNAKKLLDLQTKNLVDGKATLSGAYAGIVSGVGNQTAAAKVSSESQSNIVTQLTRQQQSLSGVNLDEEYGELLRFQQYYMANAQVIQTASSLFDALLNIR, from the coding sequence ATGTCCAATAGCTTAATCAATACGGCGATGAGCGGACTGAATGCGGCGCAGGTGGCGCTCAGTACCGTCAGCAACAATATCTCTAACTACAACGTGGCGGGTTATAACCGTCAGACGGCGATTCTGGCGCAGAACGGTGGCCTGGCCACCATGAGCGGGTTTATCGGTAACGGCGTGACCGTCACCAGCGTTAACCGTGAATACAACCAGTTCATCACCAACCAGCTACGCGGCGCGCAGAGCGTGGCTGGTTCGCAGAACGCTTACTACGAAAAGATTTCGCAGATCGATAACCTGCTGGCCAGCAAAACCAATACGCTGTCGAGCAGCATGCAGGACTTTTTCACCAACCTGCAGAACCTGGTAAGCAACGCTGGCGATGACGCCGCGCGCCAGACGGTGCTGGGCAAGGCCAACGGCCTGGTGAACCAGTTCAACAATACCGATAAATATCTGCGTGATATGGACAGCGGCGTCAATCAGCAGATTAACGACACTGCGCAGCAGATTAACAGCTACAGCCAGCAGATTGCCCGCCTGAACGATGAGATCACCCGTCTGCGCGGTAGCGCCGGCGGTGAACCGAACGCGTTGCTCGATCAGCGCGATCAACTGGTGACTGAGCTTAACCAGTTGGTGGGCGTGCAGGTGACTCAGCAGGACGGCGATGCCTATACCGTCTCCTTTGCTAACGGCTTAACGCTGGTGCAGGGCAGCAATAGCTATCAGGTGGAAGCGATGCCTTCCAGTAGCGATCCGTCGCGCCTGACCCTCGGCTATAACCGCGGCAGCGGCGCCAGTGAGGTGCCGGAAGGGCAGATTACCAGCGGCAGCCTGAGCGGGGTGCTGCGTTTTCGTAGTGAAACGCTGGACGGCGTGCGCAATCAGCTCGGTCAACTGGCGCTGGCGATGGCCGATAGCTTTAACCAGCAGCATCGCGAGGGCTTTGACCTCAATGGCGACGAAGGTGGAGATTTCTTCAGCTTCAGCGGTGCGCGAGTGGTCGATAACACGAGTAATACCGGCAATGCGTCGCTGTCGGTGTCCTATACCGACACCAGTAAGGTGAAGGCTAACGATTACCGCGTCGAGTATGACGGCGAGAACTGGCAGGTCAGCCGCCTGCCGGATAACGTCAAGGTTAACGCCACCGCGGGCACTGATGAAGATGGCAACACGACGCTGAGCTTCGATGGCCTCGAAGTGAGCATCGACGGCAACGCGCAGAAGAAAGACAGCTTCACGGTGAAGCCGGTCAGCGACGTGGCGGGCAACCTGAAAGTGGCGATTACCGATTCGGCAAAAATCGCCGCCGCCGGTCAGGATGACAGCGGCCGTGGCGATAACGATAACGCCAAAAAACTGCTCGATCTGCAAACCAAAAACCTGGTTGACGGTAAAGCGACGCTGAGCGGCGCCTATGCCGGGATCGTCAGCGGCGTCGGCAACCAGACCGCCGCCGCCAAGGTGAGCAGCGAATCACAGTCCAATATCGTCACCCAACTGACGCGCCAACAGCAGTCGCTCTCCGGGGTTAACCTCGATGAAGAGTACGGCGAACTCCTGCGCTTCCAGCAGTATTACATGGCTAACGCGCAGGTTATCCAAACCGCCAGCTCGCTGTTTGACGCGCTGCTGAATATTCGTTGA
- a CDS encoding aldo/keto reductase: MNYKHLGRTGLRVSRIGLGTMNFGELTDEPTSFRIMDEAVDAGINFFDTADVYGGPQSPDMAKGYGISEEIIGNRLARSGQRDRIVLATKVYQPMDTGPNDKYLSAYHIRRACEASLKRLKTDHIDLYQMHHIDRNTPWEEVWQAMEQLIREGKISYVGSSNFAGWDIATAQCKADARNLLGLASEQSLYNLTQRTVELEVIPALRHYGIGLIPWSPVGMGMLGGVLKKIAGGRRASPQLQAQINRLRSQLEAWETLCDELGETPSDVALAWLLQNPVVSAVLSGPRTAEQLRQNLNALTLSLSDDTLKRLDTIWPGPGGEAPEAYAW; the protein is encoded by the coding sequence ATGAATTACAAACATCTGGGTCGTACCGGCCTGCGGGTGAGCCGTATTGGTCTCGGCACCATGAATTTCGGTGAGCTGACGGATGAGCCGACCAGCTTCAGGATCATGGATGAAGCCGTGGATGCGGGTATCAACTTCTTCGATACCGCTGACGTCTATGGCGGGCCGCAGTCGCCGGATATGGCAAAGGGTTACGGAATATCCGAAGAAATCATCGGTAACCGGTTGGCGCGCAGTGGTCAGCGTGACCGAATCGTGCTGGCCACGAAAGTCTACCAGCCGATGGATACGGGGCCGAACGACAAATATCTGTCCGCTTACCATATTCGCCGGGCCTGTGAAGCCAGTCTGAAAAGACTGAAAACGGACCATATCGATCTCTACCAAATGCACCATATTGACCGGAACACGCCCTGGGAGGAAGTCTGGCAGGCCATGGAACAGCTGATCCGCGAGGGCAAAATCAGCTATGTGGGCAGCAGCAACTTTGCTGGCTGGGACATTGCTACCGCACAATGTAAGGCTGACGCGCGTAACCTGCTGGGGCTGGCGTCGGAGCAGAGTCTGTACAACCTGACCCAGCGTACGGTTGAGCTGGAAGTCATCCCGGCGCTGCGTCATTACGGCATTGGCCTGATCCCGTGGAGCCCGGTCGGGATGGGGATGCTGGGGGGCGTGCTGAAAAAAATTGCCGGTGGCCGCCGGGCATCACCGCAGTTGCAGGCACAAATCAACCGCTTGCGGTCGCAACTGGAGGCGTGGGAAACACTGTGTGATGAGCTGGGGGAAACGCCATCAGACGTTGCGCTGGCATGGCTGCTGCAGAACCCTGTGGTTAGCGCCGTGCTCAGTGGTCCGCGTACAGCTGAACAGCTCCGTCAAAATCTCAATGCCCTGACGCTGTCTCTTTCAGAC
- a CDS encoding cyclophilin-like fold protein, with the protein MKIEIIVEGETATATLFDTPTGRDFASLLPLSMTLEDYDDIERISGLPRRLSTVQAPGGMTPEAGDITYYAPWGNLAIFARGRAYARSLIPLGKVDSGLPVLQRHGPLAVQIRVAN; encoded by the coding sequence ATGAAAATTGAGATCATTGTGGAGGGAGAAACCGCCACCGCCACCCTCTTTGATACGCCGACAGGCCGGGACTTTGCGTCTTTGCTTCCCCTCAGCATGACGCTGGAAGACTATGACGATATTGAGCGTATAAGCGGCCTGCCGCGCAGGCTTTCCACGGTGCAGGCACCGGGCGGCATGACGCCGGAAGCCGGAGATATCACTTACTACGCGCCCTGGGGCAACCTGGCGATTTTTGCCCGGGGCAGGGCTTACGCCCGTTCACTGATCCCGTTAGGGAAAGTGGATTCCGGACTGCCGGTCCTGCAGCGCCACGGACCTCTTGCGGTGCAGATCAGGGTAGCCAACTGA